One window of Trifolium pratense cultivar HEN17-A07 linkage group LG5, ARS_RC_1.1, whole genome shotgun sequence genomic DNA carries:
- the LOC123887034 gene encoding subtilisin-like protease SBT1.9, producing MTPHFSQCILFSYITIFFQLIFVTLAQYDNYIIHMNLLAMPKAFSNHHTWYQSILSSALENPQLTTNNHNSPISSKLIYTYTHAMNGFSANLSPKEHESLKNSLGYISSIKDLHMKLDTTHSPQFLGLNPNIGAWHDSNFGKDVIVGLIDTGIWPESKSFNDYGMTKIPSKWKGQCENSIHFNSSLCNKKLIGAKFFNKGILAKYPNATLGLNSTRDIEGHGTHTSSTAAGSRVDDASFFGYAAGTASGIASNSRVAMYKALWEGGLLSSDIIAAIDAAISDGVDVLSISFGLDEVPLYEDPIAIATFAAIEKGVFVTTSAGNEGPTLKKLHNGTPWVITVAAGTMDRDFQGTLTLGNGNKIIGISLYIGTFPTHNVPIVFMGSCDNVKELEKVKRKIVVCEEKNGTSIFDQVDYLDAANVFGAVLISNSSETYYSQNTFATIIVDPINGEILKAYIKSYNSKHSTSIASMSFMRTGFGVKPTPSVDSYSSRGPSFSCPFVLKPDITAPGTSILAAWPTNVPVLELKSHKFFGEFNIISGTSMACPHVAGVAALIKGVHRNWSPAVIRSAIMTSSDIIDNTKEHIKDIGKGNKAATPFALGAGHVNPNRALDPGLVYDVGVQDYVNLLCALKYSQRNITTITRSSSNDCSKPSLDLNYPSFIAFFNGGNSSSRTVQEFHRTVTNVGEGQTIYVASITPIKGFHVSVIPNKLVFNEKNDKLSYKLRIEVASMTKLKKVAFGYLTWMDVKHVVRSPIVVTTLKLKS from the coding sequence ATGACTCCCCATTTTTCTCAATGCATATTGTTCTCTTACATTACAATTTTCTTTCAACTGATTTTCGTCACATTAGCTCAATATGATAACTATATCATCCACATGAACTTATTAGCCATGCCTAAAGCATTTTCAAATCATCACACATGGTATCAATCAATTCTTTCCTCTGCATTAGAGAATCCTCAACTCACAACCAATAATCACAACTCTCCAATTTCTTCTAAGTTAATTTACACCTACACACATGCCATGAATGGTTTCAGTGCTAATTTATCACCAAAAGAACATGAATCTCTAAAAAATTCACTGGGTTATATTTCATCCATAAAAGATTTACACATGAAACTAGACACAACACATTCACCTCAATTTCTTGGTCTTAATCCCAACATAGGAGCTTGGCATGATTCGAATTTCGGTAAAGATGTCATCGTTGGTTTGATTGACACAGGTATTTGGCCAGAAAGTAAAAGCTTCAACGATTATGGAATGACAAAAATTCCTTCAAAATGGAAAGGACAATGTGAAAATAGTATTCATTTCAACTCATCACTTTGCAACAAGAAACTCATTGGTGCTAAATTCTTCAACAAAGGTATATTAGCAAAATATCCAAACGCCACCTTAGGATTAAACTCCACACGTGACATAGAAGGTCATGGGACTCACACTTCATCAACAGCAGCTGGAAGTAGAGTTGATGATGCTTCATTCTTTGGTTATGCAGCTGGAACAGCTTCAGGTATAGCTTCGAATTCACGTGTAGCAATGTATAAAGCTCTATGGGAAGGTGGATTGTTATCCTCTGATATAATAGCTGCAATTGACGCTGCAATATCAGACGGTGTTGATGTTCTTTCAATATCATTTGGTCTTGATGAGGTACCTTTGTACGAAGATCCTATAGCTATAGCAACATTTGCAGCTATAGAAAAAGGTGTTTTTGTTACTACTTCAGCTGGAAATGAGGGACCAACCCTTAAAAAATTACACAATGGAACACCTTGGGTTATAACTGTGGCTGCTGGTACTATGGATAGGGATTTTCAAGGGACACTTACACTTGGAAATGGTAACAAAATCATAGGAATTTCTCTTTATATAGGAACATTCCCTACACATAATGTTCCTATTGTTTTCATGGGTTCATGTGACAATGTTAAGGAATTGGAAAAAGTGAAGAGAAAGATTGTTGTATGTGAAGAGAAGAATGGAACTAGCATTTTTGATCAAGTCGATTATTTGGATGCAGCAAATGTTTTTGGAGCCGTTTTGATTTCAAATTCCTCAGAAACATACTATTCACAGAATACTTTTGCAACCATCATTGTCGATCCAATAAATGGCGAAATTTTAAAAGCTTATATCAAGAGTTACAATTCTAAACACTCTACTTCAATAGCAAGCATGTCTTTCATGAGAACAGGTTTTGGTGTTAAGCCGACACCTAGTGTTGATTCTTATAGTTCAAGAGGCCCATCATTTAGTTGTCCATTTGTGTTGAAACCTGATATTACTGCGCCCGGTACTTCAATCTTAGCGGCATGGCCTACAAATGTTCCTGTGTTGGAATTGAAGTCTCATAAGTTTTTCGGCGAATTCAATATTATAAGTGGAACATCCATGGCATGTCCTCATGTTGCAGGTGTAGCAGCGCTTATAAAAGGTGTGCACCGTAATTGGAGCCCTGCGGTTATACGGTCGGCAATAATGACATCATCAGACATAATAGATAACACTAAGGAACATATCAAAGACATTGGAAAAGGTAACAAAGCAGCGACGCCTTTTGCGTTGGGTGCTGGTCATGTTAATCCTAATAGAGCACTTGACCCTGGTCTTGTTTATGATGTTGGTGTACAAGATTATGTTAATCTTCTTTGTGCACTTAAATATTCACAAAGAAACATCACTACCATTACAAGATCCTCTTCCAATGATTGCTCTAAACCTTCATTGGATCTCAACTACCCTTCTTTTATTGCTTTTTTCAATGGTGGAAATTCTTCTTCAAGGACCGTACAAGAATTTCACAGAACAGTGACCAATGTTGGTGAGGGACAAACAATTTATGTTGCTAGCATTACTCCAATTAAAGGGTTCCATGTCAGTGTTATCCCAAACAAGTTGGTGTTCAATGAAAAGAATGATAAGCTAAGCTACAAGTTGAGGATTGAAGTTGCAAGTATGACAAAATTAAAGAAAGTGGCTTTTGGATATCTAACTTGGATGGATGTGAAGCATGTTGTTAGGAGTCCAATTGTGGTCACAACCCTCAAATTGAAATCCTag